A genomic stretch from Candidatus Effluviviaceae Genus V sp. includes:
- a CDS encoding prepilin-type N-terminal cleavage/methylation domain-containing protein: MQVFRNQKGFTLVELMVVVIIVLVLAGIAVPVYMHYIQEGKKSEAYAVIDSVTSGALVYFQKNNTYAGADFDDFLAQDDVDNATYFSYALSDQDANGFTVTATVNGTWGPEGATIVWTQAGANAQNGDAGTGSFSESGW; the protein is encoded by the coding sequence CTTCAGAAACCAGAAGGGCTTCACGCTGGTCGAGCTCATGGTCGTTGTCATCATCGTCCTCGTGCTCGCGGGTATCGCCGTCCCGGTGTACATGCACTACATCCAGGAGGGCAAGAAGAGCGAGGCGTACGCGGTGATCGACTCGGTCACGAGCGGCGCGCTGGTGTACTTCCAGAAGAACAACACGTACGCGGGCGCCGATTTCGACGACTTCCTGGCACAGGATGACGTCGACAATGCGACGTACTTCTCGTACGCGCTGAGCGACCAGGACGCCAACGGCTTCACCGTCACCGCGACGGTGAACGGGACGTGGGGTCCGGAGGGCGCCACGATCGTGTGGACGCAGGCCGGAGCCAACGCGCAGAACGGCGACGCCGGAACGGGGAGCTTCTCCGAGTCCGGTTGGTAG